From a single Arachis hypogaea cultivar Tifrunner chromosome 3, arahy.Tifrunner.gnm2.J5K5, whole genome shotgun sequence genomic region:
- the LOC112790881 gene encoding BTB/POZ domain-containing protein At5g41330, translating into MPPFVSSEADGGVLKWQPNIVTIDVGGQLFQTTKQTLTSAGPKTFFSRIAEASSPYYAPFVDRDPEIFSLLLSLLRTGNLPSKAKSFDLQDLILESQFYGIENLLVNSLSSPSNFEPFNLHKSLLLPLNGRDSPSTIATTRYGSVHVAHGSKITTFDWSLRRKSTILTHFTAVDSLLALSPSLAAAGATDFSGLQILDLNKGHVRETLTWENVTRSGSTVQAIGSSREELFVSFESSRRNSNTIVVYDLQSLKPVTEIGHNEIYGADIDSAIPATKLQWVEGYNLLMASGSHSGPSGVSGNVRLWDVRSGNVVWEMPEKVDCFADVAVSDPLSVIFKVGVNSGEAFYIDLRNLSSGGNTSNTWVCLGDKRKVTNGKKEGIGCKVETQGNQVFCTKGGDVELWSEVVMGNKKVGESVSVEGGRIFKKNLMGRVQDMGGAKITNLAFGGSRMFLTKRDQHFVEVWQSSSREL; encoded by the coding sequence atgcCACCGTTTGTAAGTTCTGAAGCAGATGGAGGTGTGCTTAAATGGCAACCCAACATAGTAACCATCGACGTTGGTGGGCAGCTCTTCCAAACGACGAAGCAAACGCTAACTTCAGCAGGTCCCAAAACCTTCTTCTCAAGAATCGCCGAAGCATCATCACCGTACTACGCACCCTTTGTCGACAGAGACCCCGAAatcttctctctcctcctctctctcctccgcACCGGCAACCTCCCTTCCAAGGCCAAATCATTCGATCTCCAAGACCTAATCTTGGAATCCCAATTTTATGGCATCGAGAATCTCCTCGTTAATTCTCTCTCAAGCCCCTCTAATTTCGAGCCCTTCAACCTCCACAAATCGCTCTTACTGCCCTTGAACGGAAGGGATTCCCCTTCCACCATCGCCACCACCCGATACGGTTCCGTCCACGTGGCCCACGGTTCCAAGATCACCACCTTTGACTGGTCCCTCCGCCGAAAATCTACCATCCTTACCCACTTCACAGCCGTGGACTCCCTATTGGCGCTATCTCCCTCGTTAGCCGCCGCCGGCGCCACCGATTTCTCCGGCCTGCAGATCCTCGACCTCAATAAGGGACACGTAAGAGAAACCCTAACTTGGGAAAACGTGACGAGATCGGGTTCAACCGTTCAGGCCATTGGTTCCTCGCGGGAGGAACTCTTCGTCAGCTTCGAGTCTTCTCGCCGGAACTCGAACACCATCGTTGTCTACGATCTTCAGAGCCTGAAACCCGTCACTGAGATCGGCCACAACGAGATCTACGGCGCCGATATCGACTCGGCGATCCCGGCGACGAAGCTACAGTGGGTGGAAGGATACAACCTCCTGATGGCGTCCGGGTCCCACAGCGGCCCCTCGGGCGTCTCCGGGAACGTGAGGCTGTGGGACGTGCGGTCAGGGAACGTGGTGTGGGAGATGCCGGAGAAGGTGGATTGCTTCGCAGACGTGGCAGTTTCTGATCCCCTATCAGTGATCTTCAAGGTCGGGGTGAACTCCGGCGAGGCCTTCTACATTGATCTGCGAAATTTGAGCAGTGGAGGAAACACGAGCAACACGTGGGTGTGTCTCGGTGATAAGAGGAAAGTGACGAATGGGAAGAAGGAAGGGATTGGGTGCAAGGTGGAGACGCAGGGGAACCAAGTGTTCTGCACCAAAGGTGGTGACGTGGAGCTTTGGTCGGAGGTGGTTATGGGGAACAAGAAGGTTGGTGAGAGTGTGTCCGTTGAGGGAGGGAGGATTTTCAAGAAGAACCTCATGGGTAGGGTCCAGGATATGGGTGGtgccaaaattaccaatttagccTTCGGTGGTAGCAGGATGTTCCTCACTAAGAGGGACCAACACTTTGTTGAAGTTTGGCAGAGTTCGTCTAGGGAGCTTTGA